A window from Betta splendens chromosome 1, fBetSpl5.4, whole genome shotgun sequence encodes these proteins:
- the tmem131l gene encoding transmembrane protein 131-like isoform X1, translated as MAGLQDFQQGSHCHRKTWINILLGILQLLLPYVQHGRAQLPGLSQMSTSVVEVWQPEDADPLAPLQVEKEHRGESLPLDDSSSPYAREIGRPLHFQPPLLEFGMQPLGLPRAETIYIHNPSQEVPVTLLSMFTSSRHFYIPSFHRRVIPPRGKASFKQIFLPSEEGNLENTLFINTSAHGLLSYQVSGVGVYQGSLKSVQNKDSLLIFPQIQSIKLTQTQEDASNITILGLLLECSLPKNLLNTQGSCLHSEQRLSLQINLSTRGDRPADLDKLKPYIIEHILVLLVAPSAGQAAGGEPKIGVYILNSGSKDLYVKDLQVLSKAEVNLDIHQVSLRPEAKNFTEVATLSCRDSVPGHGRKCTSHISLKIWGNRTTYSFPGLHITNRWTTGDLSNLVQMKQREGNQVDLWLTNSLHLPLTVFNVSLPQKLQGVMKVMNFSGPLTVPQGCWRILSLKVLSGALPVNKLYTLILKTSLGSALRIPLHFELSSSSSKQGEVVFTAEQECGQPCPLRLSEKGRSEWQRSLLPDFSPSSWAVDSKLSAELCSRWQNRKDKLSCRWPRLPVEMSSSLDFGATHVNESKVKTFVLKNPSSSVISVEIQILSRYPAPLEALDLLTKWFNISPLSVNISTTAFSLLPSPLKASETVGLIRGEGVLRLLLQPWEAREVAVVFSPSEHKPTTTILIIRNNLTVFDMVMVQGHGAKELLRVGGKLPGQGASLRFNVPQSTLMECRDGLRTNKPLFAIRKSFKVENAGDLPLTVLSMNINGYKCHGFGFEVLQCRSFSLNHNTSSEITIAFTPDFTSSWVIRDLTLVTSRGTSFPFTLNVTLPHHMLPLCAQVVPGPSWEESFWVVTLIFTCFSLFGVCLMAFRQAQYILHEFSSPSIRSNHNFVISRDNGSINNITPNGVNKPKGSCKSYVDTCHTSDKGKGRGSPALANSRATRLQSSKKGLSTAPSQPQKKHKVSLYYTKYKPSSSTAAPSGAAMDEEHEDLTGDAPVTPDPDVCNNNNEPSFISELNKKMSSDFQEVSHRPIEDKVPAEVIFPVEIPAGFPDNNGLRAGLLVCSPVEKSCSDSYAAKIEKRDSSELELLEEKGQKKKLQSAEPGTAPANTKGKRSRRKTENVSSGPEHNVTVIPEREKEPDWKTRDRNFNDTHNRNHCCNSSKSETPKPIQSVENTLKQNAGVCPARPRRKCPMEHRGGGVCESGSDSGSSSGSVRASRGSWGSWSSASSMEGEKDHNARTHACPTSSRKRECTQYGYPVERDCYQTMNTSYKALSMSSLYHKDMCQSPDSTAPNLAPSFAAVAAGVDWNMDLTGQYFPEETWSAPSIPLTNEFRYNTTEALPYIPQSTTRPYNGFSWSSANSHCSSQYAYCGEEHVIGNGTFPRGFPRQESRNTHSSQAGWTEEQPQECPSTWDSAACVGNKAFLSGTRSLSPMSSLFGSIWTPQSEHYPNHFQSERSAPMSPVSPISPPHSPFTRDPVGPCGPIQYSSFNPFGPHMNLDIWNSSSNRSSNSQLSNDSGYCGDV; from the exons gtggagaaggagcacagaggagagagTCTTCCACTAGATGACAG ctcctctccaTATGCAAGGGAGATTGGGAGGCCCTTGCATTTTCAGCCTCCACTGCTGGAGTTTGGGATGCA GCCGCTGGGGCTACCAAGAGCTGAAACGATATATATACACAACCCCAGCCAGGAAGTTCCTGTAACACTGCTGTCAATGTTTACATCCAGCAGGCATTTTTACATACCTTCCTTTCACAGAAGA GTGATCCCACCCAGAGGGAAGGCATCTTTTAAACAAATTTTCCTCCCATCTGAGGAGGGCAATCTAGAAAACACATTATTTATAAACACATCAGCCCACGGGCTACTGTCATACCAG GTGTCTGGTGTGGGAGTTTACCAGGGTTCATTAAAGTCTGTCCAAAACAAGGATAGTCTGTTAATATTCCCTCAAATACAGAGCATTAAGCTGACCCAAACTCAG gaagATGCTTCCAACATCACTATACTGGGTCTGCTCCTGGAGTGCAGCTTACCGAAGAATTTGCTCAACACACAG GGGTCCTGCCTCCATAGTGAGCAGCGTCTTAGTTTGCAGATTAATCTGTCGACGCGTGGGGACCGTCCTGCTGATTTGGACAAGCTCAAGCCTTACATTATTGAGCACattctggtgctgctggtggccCCCAGCGCCGGACAGGCCGCAGGAG GGGAACCCAAAATAGGAGTATATATCTTAAACTCTGGAAGCAAGGACCTCTATGTAAAG GACTTGCAAGTGCTGTCAAAAGCTGAGGTCAACCTGGACATTCATCAGGTTTCTCTGAGACCAGAAGCAAAAAACTTCACTGAAGTGGCCACCCTGTCCTGTAGAG ATTCAGTGCCAGGACATGGGAGAAAATGCACAAGTCATATCAGCCTAAAGATTTGGGGAAACAGGACAACCTACAGCTTCCCTGGTCTTCATATCACAAACAG ATGGACCACTGGAGATTTGTCCAACCTGGTGCAGATGAAACAAAGAGAAGGCAACCAGGTGGACCTGTGGCTGACGAACAGCCTGCACTTGCCTCTCACTGTGTTTAATGTCAGTCTTCCTCAGAAGCTGCAGGGAGTAATGAAG GTAATGAACTTCAGTGGCCCACTGACAGTTCCCCAGGGCTGTTGGCGGATCCTGTCCCTTAAAGTGCTCAGCGGAGCTCTGCCTGTCAACAAGCTGTACACCCTTATTCTGAAAACTAGCCTGGGCTCTGCTCTGCGCATTCCCCTACACTTtgaactttcttcttcttcttccaag CAGGGGGAAGTAGTGTTTACAGCAGAGCAAGAATGTGGGCAGCCTTGCCCTCTCAGATTGTCTGAAAAAG GTCGCTCAGAATGGCAGCGCTCTCTCCTCCCAGACTTTTCCCCCTCATCCTGGGCCGTAGATAGCAAGCTTTCTGCTGAACTCTGCTCTCGATGGCAGAACCGCAAAGACAAACTTTCTTGCAG ATGGCCCAGACTCCCTGTAGAGATGTCATCCTCTCTGGATTTTGGTGCCACACATGTCAATGAGAGCAAG GTGAAAACATTTGTACTGAAGAATCCTTCATCTTCAGTAATTTCTGTGGAAATTCAAATCCTCTCCCGATACCCTGCCCCCCTGGAGGCTCTGGACCTCCTGACCAAATG GTTTAATATCAGCCCTCTCTCTGTCAACATTAGCACTACAGCATTTTCCCTGTTGCCTTCACCTCTCAAG GCAAGTGAGACTGTTGGCCTCATTAGAGGAGAAGGTGTCCtgcgtctcctgctgcagccctggGAGGCTAGAGAGGTTGCTGTGGTTTTTAGTCCATCTGAACACAAGCCAACCACTACCATTCTCATCATTAG GAACAACCTGACAGTGTTTGACATGGTTATGGTTCAGGGCCACGGGGCCAAAGAGCTGCTAAGAGTTGGAGGCAAACTGCCTGGACAGGGAGCCTCTCTGCGCTTCAATGTTCCTCAGTCAACCCTAATGGAGTGTCGTGATG GTCTGCGCACCAACAAGCCACTCTTTGCCATTAGAAAAAGTTTCAAGGTGGAGAATGCAGGCGACCTCCCGCTGACCGTCCTGTCGATGAATATCAATGGGTATAAGTGCCACGGATTTGGCTTTGAGGTGCTGCAGTGTCGCTCCTTCAGCCTCAATCACAACACCTCCTCTGAGATCACCATAGC GTTCACCCCAGACTTCACGTCTTCCTGGGTCATCCGAGACCTCACGCTGGTGACATCACGTGGCACCTCCTTCCCTTTCACCCTCAATGTGACGCTGCCACACCACATGTTGCCTCTCTGTGCTCAAGTGGTTCCTGGTCCCAGCTGGGAGGAATCTTTCTGGGTGGTTACTCTCATCTTCACATG CTTCTCCCTGTTTGGCGTGTGTCTGATGGCTTTTCGTCAGGCTCAGTATATTCTACATGAATTCTCCTCACCCAGTATCAGGAGCAACCACAACTTTGTTATATCTCGGGATAATGGCTCCATCAACAATATCACTCCCAATGGAGTAAA tAAACCAAAAGGAAGTTGTAAGAGCTATGTGGACACCTGTCACACTTCTGACAAAGGTAAGGGACGTGGTTCTCCAGCTTTAGCAAACAGCCGCGCCACACGTCTTCAGTCATCGAAGAAAGGCTTGTCAACTGCCCCATCTCAGCCACAGAAGAAGCACAAGGTTTCACTCTATTACACCAAGTACAAGCCTAGCTCATCCACAGCAGCACCTAGTGGTGCAGCAATGGATGAAGAGCATGAAGACCTGACAGGGGACGCTCCTGTAACCCCAGATCCTGAtgtgtgcaacaacaacaatgaaccGTCGTTCATCAGTGAGCTGAACAAGAAGATGTCCTCTGACTTTCAAGAAGTCTCCCACAGACCTATAGAGGATAAAGTTCCAGCTGAAGTTATATTTCCTGTGGAAATACCTGCTGGTTTCCCAGATAATAATGGACTGAGGGCAGGTCTGTTGGTGTGCAGCCCTGTAGAGAAGAGCTGCTCCGATAGCTATGCAGCGAAGATTGAAAAAAGGGACAGTTCTGAACTGGAG CTGCTAGAAGAAAAAGGCCagaaaaagaaactgcagaGCGCAGAGCCTGGCACCGCACCAGCAAATACAAAGGGAAAGAGGAGTcgcagaaagacagaaaatgtcTCTAG cgGTCCTGAGCATAATGTAACAGTGATaccagagagggagaaggaaccCGATTGGAAAACAAGGGATCGTAACTTCAATGACACCCACAACAGGAACCACTGCTGCAACAGTTCCAAGTCAGAAACACCAAAGCCTATACAGAGTGTCGAGAACACCCTAAAACAGAACg CAGGCGTTTGTCCCGCCCGCCCTCGAAGAAAGTGTCCTATGGAACATCGTGGTGGTGGAGTGTGCGAGTCGGGCTCAGACTCTGGCAGTTCTTCTGGAAGCGTGAGggccagcagagggagctggggcagctggagcagtgccagcagcatggagggagagaaggaccACAATGCTCGAACGCACGCTTGCCCTACCTCATCTAGAAAAA gggAATGCACGCAGTACGGCTACCCAGTAGAGAGAGACTGCTACCAGACAATGAATACAAGTTACAAGGCTCTAAG CATGAGCAGCTTGTACCATAAAGACATGTGCCAAAGCCCAGATTCCACAGCACCAAACCTTGCTCCAAGctttgctgctgtagctgcaggagtggactggaacatgg ACCTCACAGGACAGTATTTTCCTGAAGAGACGTGGTCGGCTCCATCCATCCCCCTCACCAATGAGTTCAGATACAACACCACCGAAGCGCTGCCCTACATACCTCAGTCAACAACCAGGCCATACAATGG GTTTTCTTGGAGTAGTGCCAACAGTCATTGCAGCAGTCAGTACGCCTACTGTGGGGAAGAACATGTCATAG GTAATGGAACATTTCCAAGGGGTTTTCCCAGACAGGAGAGTcggaacacacacagcagtcagGCCGGCTGGACTGAGGAACAACCTCAGGAATGCCCTTCAACCTGGgactctgcagcctgtgtgggCAACAAG GCATTCCTCTCTGGCACCCGCAGCCTCTCCCCCATGTCGAGCCTGTTTGGATCCATCTGGACCCCTCAGAGCGAGCACTACCCGAACCACTTCCAGTCTGAACGATCGGCCCCCATGTCCCCCGTGTCGCCCATCAGCCCTCCCCACTCCCCTTTCACCCGGGACCCGGTGGGCCCCTGTGGACCCATCCAGTACTCCAGCTTCAACCCCTTCGGCCCACACATGAACCTGGACATATGGAACTCTTCCTCCAACCGCAGCTCCAACTCGCAGCTCTCCAACGACTCCGGCTACTGTGGAGACGTTTAA
- the tmem131l gene encoding transmembrane protein 131-like isoform X2 → MAGLQDFQQGSHCHRKTWINILLGILQLLLPYVQHGRAQLPGLSQMSTSVVEVWQPEDADPLAPLQVEKEHRGESLPLDDSSSPYAREIGRPLHFQPPLLEFGMQPLGLPRAETIYIHNPSQEVPVTLLSMFTSSRHFYIPSFHRRVIPPRGKASFKQIFLPSEEGNLENTLFINTSAHGLLSYQVSGVGVYQGSLKSVQNKDSLLIFPQIQSIKLTQTQEDASNITILGLLLECSLPKNLLNTQGSCLHSEQRLSLQINLSTRGDRPADLDKLKPYIIEHILVLLVAPSAGQAAGGEPKIGVYILNSGSKDLYVKDLQVLSKAEVNLDIHQVSLRPEAKNFTEVATLSCRDSVPGHGRKCTSHISLKIWGNRTTYSFPGLHITNRWTTGDLSNLVQMKQREGNQVDLWLTNSLHLPLTVFNVSLPQKLQGVMKVMNFSGPLTVPQGCWRILSLKVLSGALPVNKLYTLILKTSLGSALRIPLHFELSSSSSKQGEVVFTAEQECGQPCPLRLSEKGRSEWQRSLLPDFSPSSWAVDSKLSAELCSRWQNRKDKLSCRWPRLPVEMSSSLDFGATHVNESKVKTFVLKNPSSSVISVEIQILSRYPAPLEALDLLTKWFNISPLSVNISTTAFSLLPSPLKASETVGLIRGEGVLRLLLQPWEAREVAVVFSPSEHKPTTTILIIRNNLTVFDMVMVQGHGAKELLRVGGKLPGQGASLRFNVPQSTLMECRDGLRTNKPLFAIRKSFKVENAGDLPLTVLSMNINGYKCHGFGFEVLQCRSFSLNHNTSSEITIAFTPDFTSSWVIRDLTLVTSRGTSFPFTLNVTLPHHMLPLCAQVVPGPSWEESFWVVTLIFTCFSLFGVCLMAFRQAQYILHEFSSPSIRSNHNFVISRDNGSINNITPNGVNKPKGSCKSYVDTCHTSDKGKGRGSPALANSRATRLQSSKKGLSTAPSQPQKKHKVSLYYTKYKPSSSTAAPSGAAMDEEHEDLTGDAPVTPDPDVCNNNNEPSFISELNKKMSSDFQEVSHRPIEDKVPAEVIFPVEIPAGFPDNNGLRAGLLVCSPVEKSCSDSYAAKIEKRDSSELELLEEKGQKKKLQSAEPGTAPANTKGKRSRRKTENVSSGPEHNVTVIPEREKEPDWKTRDRNFNDTHNRNHCCNSSKSETPKPIQSVENTLKQNGVCPARPRRKCPMEHRGGGVCESGSDSGSSSGSVRASRGSWGSWSSASSMEGEKDHNARTHACPTSSRKRECTQYGYPVERDCYQTMNTSYKALSMSSLYHKDMCQSPDSTAPNLAPSFAAVAAGVDWNMDLTGQYFPEETWSAPSIPLTNEFRYNTTEALPYIPQSTTRPYNGFSWSSANSHCSSQYAYCGEEHVIGNGTFPRGFPRQESRNTHSSQAGWTEEQPQECPSTWDSAACVGNKAFLSGTRSLSPMSSLFGSIWTPQSEHYPNHFQSERSAPMSPVSPISPPHSPFTRDPVGPCGPIQYSSFNPFGPHMNLDIWNSSSNRSSNSQLSNDSGYCGDV, encoded by the exons gtggagaaggagcacagaggagagagTCTTCCACTAGATGACAG ctcctctccaTATGCAAGGGAGATTGGGAGGCCCTTGCATTTTCAGCCTCCACTGCTGGAGTTTGGGATGCA GCCGCTGGGGCTACCAAGAGCTGAAACGATATATATACACAACCCCAGCCAGGAAGTTCCTGTAACACTGCTGTCAATGTTTACATCCAGCAGGCATTTTTACATACCTTCCTTTCACAGAAGA GTGATCCCACCCAGAGGGAAGGCATCTTTTAAACAAATTTTCCTCCCATCTGAGGAGGGCAATCTAGAAAACACATTATTTATAAACACATCAGCCCACGGGCTACTGTCATACCAG GTGTCTGGTGTGGGAGTTTACCAGGGTTCATTAAAGTCTGTCCAAAACAAGGATAGTCTGTTAATATTCCCTCAAATACAGAGCATTAAGCTGACCCAAACTCAG gaagATGCTTCCAACATCACTATACTGGGTCTGCTCCTGGAGTGCAGCTTACCGAAGAATTTGCTCAACACACAG GGGTCCTGCCTCCATAGTGAGCAGCGTCTTAGTTTGCAGATTAATCTGTCGACGCGTGGGGACCGTCCTGCTGATTTGGACAAGCTCAAGCCTTACATTATTGAGCACattctggtgctgctggtggccCCCAGCGCCGGACAGGCCGCAGGAG GGGAACCCAAAATAGGAGTATATATCTTAAACTCTGGAAGCAAGGACCTCTATGTAAAG GACTTGCAAGTGCTGTCAAAAGCTGAGGTCAACCTGGACATTCATCAGGTTTCTCTGAGACCAGAAGCAAAAAACTTCACTGAAGTGGCCACCCTGTCCTGTAGAG ATTCAGTGCCAGGACATGGGAGAAAATGCACAAGTCATATCAGCCTAAAGATTTGGGGAAACAGGACAACCTACAGCTTCCCTGGTCTTCATATCACAAACAG ATGGACCACTGGAGATTTGTCCAACCTGGTGCAGATGAAACAAAGAGAAGGCAACCAGGTGGACCTGTGGCTGACGAACAGCCTGCACTTGCCTCTCACTGTGTTTAATGTCAGTCTTCCTCAGAAGCTGCAGGGAGTAATGAAG GTAATGAACTTCAGTGGCCCACTGACAGTTCCCCAGGGCTGTTGGCGGATCCTGTCCCTTAAAGTGCTCAGCGGAGCTCTGCCTGTCAACAAGCTGTACACCCTTATTCTGAAAACTAGCCTGGGCTCTGCTCTGCGCATTCCCCTACACTTtgaactttcttcttcttcttccaag CAGGGGGAAGTAGTGTTTACAGCAGAGCAAGAATGTGGGCAGCCTTGCCCTCTCAGATTGTCTGAAAAAG GTCGCTCAGAATGGCAGCGCTCTCTCCTCCCAGACTTTTCCCCCTCATCCTGGGCCGTAGATAGCAAGCTTTCTGCTGAACTCTGCTCTCGATGGCAGAACCGCAAAGACAAACTTTCTTGCAG ATGGCCCAGACTCCCTGTAGAGATGTCATCCTCTCTGGATTTTGGTGCCACACATGTCAATGAGAGCAAG GTGAAAACATTTGTACTGAAGAATCCTTCATCTTCAGTAATTTCTGTGGAAATTCAAATCCTCTCCCGATACCCTGCCCCCCTGGAGGCTCTGGACCTCCTGACCAAATG GTTTAATATCAGCCCTCTCTCTGTCAACATTAGCACTACAGCATTTTCCCTGTTGCCTTCACCTCTCAAG GCAAGTGAGACTGTTGGCCTCATTAGAGGAGAAGGTGTCCtgcgtctcctgctgcagccctggGAGGCTAGAGAGGTTGCTGTGGTTTTTAGTCCATCTGAACACAAGCCAACCACTACCATTCTCATCATTAG GAACAACCTGACAGTGTTTGACATGGTTATGGTTCAGGGCCACGGGGCCAAAGAGCTGCTAAGAGTTGGAGGCAAACTGCCTGGACAGGGAGCCTCTCTGCGCTTCAATGTTCCTCAGTCAACCCTAATGGAGTGTCGTGATG GTCTGCGCACCAACAAGCCACTCTTTGCCATTAGAAAAAGTTTCAAGGTGGAGAATGCAGGCGACCTCCCGCTGACCGTCCTGTCGATGAATATCAATGGGTATAAGTGCCACGGATTTGGCTTTGAGGTGCTGCAGTGTCGCTCCTTCAGCCTCAATCACAACACCTCCTCTGAGATCACCATAGC GTTCACCCCAGACTTCACGTCTTCCTGGGTCATCCGAGACCTCACGCTGGTGACATCACGTGGCACCTCCTTCCCTTTCACCCTCAATGTGACGCTGCCACACCACATGTTGCCTCTCTGTGCTCAAGTGGTTCCTGGTCCCAGCTGGGAGGAATCTTTCTGGGTGGTTACTCTCATCTTCACATG CTTCTCCCTGTTTGGCGTGTGTCTGATGGCTTTTCGTCAGGCTCAGTATATTCTACATGAATTCTCCTCACCCAGTATCAGGAGCAACCACAACTTTGTTATATCTCGGGATAATGGCTCCATCAACAATATCACTCCCAATGGAGTAAA tAAACCAAAAGGAAGTTGTAAGAGCTATGTGGACACCTGTCACACTTCTGACAAAGGTAAGGGACGTGGTTCTCCAGCTTTAGCAAACAGCCGCGCCACACGTCTTCAGTCATCGAAGAAAGGCTTGTCAACTGCCCCATCTCAGCCACAGAAGAAGCACAAGGTTTCACTCTATTACACCAAGTACAAGCCTAGCTCATCCACAGCAGCACCTAGTGGTGCAGCAATGGATGAAGAGCATGAAGACCTGACAGGGGACGCTCCTGTAACCCCAGATCCTGAtgtgtgcaacaacaacaatgaaccGTCGTTCATCAGTGAGCTGAACAAGAAGATGTCCTCTGACTTTCAAGAAGTCTCCCACAGACCTATAGAGGATAAAGTTCCAGCTGAAGTTATATTTCCTGTGGAAATACCTGCTGGTTTCCCAGATAATAATGGACTGAGGGCAGGTCTGTTGGTGTGCAGCCCTGTAGAGAAGAGCTGCTCCGATAGCTATGCAGCGAAGATTGAAAAAAGGGACAGTTCTGAACTGGAG CTGCTAGAAGAAAAAGGCCagaaaaagaaactgcagaGCGCAGAGCCTGGCACCGCACCAGCAAATACAAAGGGAAAGAGGAGTcgcagaaagacagaaaatgtcTCTAG cgGTCCTGAGCATAATGTAACAGTGATaccagagagggagaaggaaccCGATTGGAAAACAAGGGATCGTAACTTCAATGACACCCACAACAGGAACCACTGCTGCAACAGTTCCAAGTCAGAAACACCAAAGCCTATACAGAGTGTCGAGAACACCCTAAAACAGAACg GCGTTTGTCCCGCCCGCCCTCGAAGAAAGTGTCCTATGGAACATCGTGGTGGTGGAGTGTGCGAGTCGGGCTCAGACTCTGGCAGTTCTTCTGGAAGCGTGAGggccagcagagggagctggggcagctggagcagtgccagcagcatggagggagagaaggaccACAATGCTCGAACGCACGCTTGCCCTACCTCATCTAGAAAAA gggAATGCACGCAGTACGGCTACCCAGTAGAGAGAGACTGCTACCAGACAATGAATACAAGTTACAAGGCTCTAAG CATGAGCAGCTTGTACCATAAAGACATGTGCCAAAGCCCAGATTCCACAGCACCAAACCTTGCTCCAAGctttgctgctgtagctgcaggagtggactggaacatgg ACCTCACAGGACAGTATTTTCCTGAAGAGACGTGGTCGGCTCCATCCATCCCCCTCACCAATGAGTTCAGATACAACACCACCGAAGCGCTGCCCTACATACCTCAGTCAACAACCAGGCCATACAATGG GTTTTCTTGGAGTAGTGCCAACAGTCATTGCAGCAGTCAGTACGCCTACTGTGGGGAAGAACATGTCATAG GTAATGGAACATTTCCAAGGGGTTTTCCCAGACAGGAGAGTcggaacacacacagcagtcagGCCGGCTGGACTGAGGAACAACCTCAGGAATGCCCTTCAACCTGGgactctgcagcctgtgtgggCAACAAG GCATTCCTCTCTGGCACCCGCAGCCTCTCCCCCATGTCGAGCCTGTTTGGATCCATCTGGACCCCTCAGAGCGAGCACTACCCGAACCACTTCCAGTCTGAACGATCGGCCCCCATGTCCCCCGTGTCGCCCATCAGCCCTCCCCACTCCCCTTTCACCCGGGACCCGGTGGGCCCCTGTGGACCCATCCAGTACTCCAGCTTCAACCCCTTCGGCCCACACATGAACCTGGACATATGGAACTCTTCCTCCAACCGCAGCTCCAACTCGCAGCTCTCCAACGACTCCGGCTACTGTGGAGACGTTTAA